The genomic window GCGGGTCGTGCAGGCTGTGCGGGTCAGGCGAAGGGTGATCAGCCCTGGAGCGCCGCGACCGACTGCGCGATGGCCGACTTCTTGTTCGCGGCCTGGTTCTTGTGGATGACGCCCTTGCTCACGGCCTTGTCGAGCTTCTTGGACGCGGCGCGCGCGGCGGCCTCGGCCTTGGCGGCGTCGCCGGAGGCGACGGCCTCGCGGGTGCGGCGGACCGCGGTCTTGAGCTCGGACTTGACGGCCTTGTTGCGCAGGCGCGCCTTCTCGTTGGTCTTGTTGCGCTTGATCTGGGACTTGATGTTCGCCACGAAGGAGCCTTCTCAGGTTCGTTTACCGAAAGGATCAGCGCCTCGGGTCCGGATTCCCGCGGTACGCGACCGGTGGGGGGCACGAGGCACAGCGCCCCAGGTTACCAGCAGCCGTCGGCCGCTCCCAAACCGCGCGGCGGCCGCCGGCCATGGGACGATGGAGGCTACGTATCGATCCGACCAGCCAGCAGAGACCGAGTCCCGCGCCGAGCGCGGGGGTGGGCGTCTCAAGAAAATGGACCCTGCGTGCCCGCGACCCCTTCTTCCGTGCCGGCCCATGCGCCGGAGCCGAGCCGTACCGACCCGGCGCTGATCCGCAACTTCTGCATCATCGCGCACATCGACCACGGCAAGTCGACACTCGCCGACCGGATGCTCCAGCTCACCGGGGTCGTCGACGCGCGGCAGATGCGTGCTCAGTACCTCGACCGGATGGACATCGAGCGCGAGCGCGGCATCACCATCAAGTCGCAGGCCGTCCGGCTGCCCTGGCAGCCCAGCGACGGCGCCTCGGGCACGCACATCCTGAACATGATCGACACCCCGGGACACGTCGACTTCACCTACGAGGTGTCCCGCTCGCTCGCCGCCTGCGAGGGCACCGTCCTCCTGGTGGACGCCGCGCAGGGCATCGAGGCGCAGACGCTGGCGAATCTGTATCTGGCGATGGAGAACGACCTCACCGTCATCCCGGTGCTGAACAAGATCGACCTGCCCGCCGCCCAGCCGGAGAAGTTCTCCGAGGAGCTGGCCAACCTCATCGGCTGCGACCCGGCCGACGTGCTGCGGGTCTCGGCGAAGACCGGCGTCGGGGTGGACGCGCTGCTGGACCGGGTGGTCAGGGACGTGCCCGCCCCGATCGGCGTCGCGGACGCGCCCGCCCGCGCGATGATCTTCGACTCGGTGTACGACTCC from Streptomyces sp. NBC_01198 includes these protein-coding regions:
- the rpsT gene encoding 30S ribosomal protein S20; translated protein: MANIKSQIKRNKTNEKARLRNKAVKSELKTAVRRTREAVASGDAAKAEAAARAASKKLDKAVSKGVIHKNQAANKKSAIAQSVAALQG